Proteins co-encoded in one Callospermophilus lateralis isolate mCalLat2 chromosome 2, mCalLat2.hap1, whole genome shotgun sequence genomic window:
- the Cercam gene encoding inactive glycosyltransferase 25 family member 3 isoform X4, which translates to MDNTTEMLQEWLAAVGSDYAAVFWRPEEESRSYPSEEGPKHWTKERHQFLMELKQEALTFARNWGADYVLFADTDNILTNNQTLRLLVEKGLPVVAPMLDSQTYYSNFWCGITPQGYYRRTAEYFPTKNRQRRGCFRVPMVHSTFLLSLRAEGTSQFAFYPPHPNYTWPFDDIIVFAYACQAAGVSVHVCNEQRYGYMNVGVKSHQTLEDEKVNFIHLILEALVDGPPMQASAHVSRPPKRPSKMGFDEVFVISLARRPNRRERMLSSLWEMEISGRVVDAVDGRMLNSSILRSLGVDLLPGYQDPYSGRTLTKGEVGCFLSHYSIWKEVVARGLAQVLVFEDDVRFQSNFRGRLKQLMEEVEARKLPWDLIYLGRKQVNPEEEVAVEGLPGLVVAGYSYWTLAYTLSLAGARKLLASQPLHRMLPVDEFLPIMFDQHPNEQYKAHFWPRDLQAFSAQPLLAAPTHYAGDAEWLSDTETSSPWDDDSGRLISWTGSQKTLRGPVLDLAGSSGHSLHPQPRDEL; encoded by the exons ATGGACAACACCACAGAGATGCTGCAAGAGTGGCTGGCAGCTGTGGGCAGTGACTATGCAGCTGTGTTCTGGAGGCCTGAGGAGGAGTCCag GTCCTACCCAAGTGAAGAGGGTCCCAAGCACTGGACCAAAGAAAGGCACCAGTTTCTGATGGAATTGAAGCAGGAAGCCCTGACTTTTGCCAGGAATTGGGGGGCTGACTATGTCCTG TTTGCAGACACAGACAACATTCTGACCAACAACCAGACGTTGAGGCTTTTGGTGGAGAAGGGGCTGCCAGTGGTGGCCCCAATGCTGGACTCCCAGACCTACTACTCCAACTTCTGGTGTGGGATCACCCCCCAG GGCTACTACCGCCGCACAGCTGAATATTTCCCCACCAAGAACCGTCAGCGCCGGGGCTGCTTCCGGGTCCCCATGGTCCACTCTACCTTCCTGCTGTCCTTGCGGGCTGAGGGGACATCTCAGTTCGCCTTCTACCCACCTCATCCCAACTACACTTGGCCCTTCGATGACATCATCGTCTTCGCCTATGCCTGTCAGGCCGCTG GGGTCTCCGTCCATGTGTGCAATGAGCAACGTTATGGATACATGAACGTGGGGGTGAAGTCCCACCAGACCCTGGAGGATGAGAAGGTCAACTTCATCCACCTGATCTTAGAAGCATTGG TGGATGGGCCTCCCATGCAGGCCTCAGCTCACGTATCTCGACCTCCGAAGAGGCCCAGCAAAATGGGTTTTGATGAG GTCTTTGTCATCAGCCTGGCCCGCAGGCCCAACCGCCGAGAGCGCATGCTGAGCTCGCTCTGGGAGATGGAGATCTCTGGGCGGGTAGTGGATGCTGTGGATGGCAG GATGCTCAATAGCAGTATCCTCAGGAGCCTTGGCGTGGACCTGCTTCCTGGCTACCAGGACCCCTACTCGGGTCGCACACTGACCAAGGGTGAGGTGGGCTGCTTCCTCAGCCACTACTCCATCTGGAAAGAG GTAGTGGCCAGGGGTTTGGCCCAGGTGCTGGTATTTGAGGACGACGTGCGCTTTCAGAGCAACTTCCGGGGGCGACTGAAGCAGCTGATGGAGGAGGTGGAGGCCCGGAAGCTTCCGTGGGACCTCAT CTACCTTGGCCGAAAGCAGGTGAACCCTGAGGAGGAGGTAGCTGTGGAGGGGCTACCAGGCCTGGTGGTGGCAGGGTACTCCTATTGGACACTGGCATACACTCTGAGCCTGGCAGGCGCCCGCAAGCTGCTGGCCTCCCAGCCTCTACACCGCATGCTGCCTGTGGATGAGTTCCTGCCCATCATGTTTGACCAGCACCCCAA TGAGCAGTACAAGGCACACTTCTGGCCAAGGGACCTGCAGGCCTTCTCTGCCCAGCCCCTGCTTGCTGCCCCCACCCACTATGCAGGGGATGCTGAGTGGCTCAGTGACACAGAGACATCCTCTCCTTGGGATGATGACAGCGGCCGCCTCATCAGCTGGACTGGCTCTCAAAAGACCCTGCGTGGCCCTGTCCTGGATCTGGCTGGCAGCAGTGGGCACAGcctccatccccagccccgggATGAGCTCTAG
- the Cercam gene encoding inactive glycosyltransferase 25 family member 3 isoform X5 codes for MDTGEDGKQSHRIPETRRGSLQERAALQRGRGMFADTDNILTNNQTLRLLVEKGLPVVAPMLDSQTYYSNFWCGITPQGYYRRTAEYFPTKNRQRRGCFRVPMVHSTFLLSLRAEGTSQFAFYPPHPNYTWPFDDIIVFAYACQAAGVSVHVCNEQRYGYMNVGVKSHQTLEDEKVNFIHLILEALVDGPPMQASAHVSRPPKRPSKMGFDEVFVISLARRPNRRERMLSSLWEMEISGRVVDAVDGRMLNSSILRSLGVDLLPGYQDPYSGRTLTKGEVGCFLSHYSIWKEVVARGLAQVLVFEDDVRFQSNFRGRLKQLMEEVEARKLPWDLIYLGRKQVNPEEEVAVEGLPGLVVAGYSYWTLAYTLSLAGARKLLASQPLHRMLPVDEFLPIMFDQHPNEQYKAHFWPRDLQAFSAQPLLAAPTHYAGDAEWLSDTETSSPWDDDSGRLISWTGSQKTLRGPVLDLAGSSGHSLHPQPRDEL; via the exons atggaTACTGGGGAAGATGGGAAACAGTCGCATCGCATCCCAGAGACAAGAAGAGGGAGCCTTCAGGAAAGGGCTGCACTGCAAAGAGGGAGAGGCATG TTTGCAGACACAGACAACATTCTGACCAACAACCAGACGTTGAGGCTTTTGGTGGAGAAGGGGCTGCCAGTGGTGGCCCCAATGCTGGACTCCCAGACCTACTACTCCAACTTCTGGTGTGGGATCACCCCCCAG GGCTACTACCGCCGCACAGCTGAATATTTCCCCACCAAGAACCGTCAGCGCCGGGGCTGCTTCCGGGTCCCCATGGTCCACTCTACCTTCCTGCTGTCCTTGCGGGCTGAGGGGACATCTCAGTTCGCCTTCTACCCACCTCATCCCAACTACACTTGGCCCTTCGATGACATCATCGTCTTCGCCTATGCCTGTCAGGCCGCTG GGGTCTCCGTCCATGTGTGCAATGAGCAACGTTATGGATACATGAACGTGGGGGTGAAGTCCCACCAGACCCTGGAGGATGAGAAGGTCAACTTCATCCACCTGATCTTAGAAGCATTGG TGGATGGGCCTCCCATGCAGGCCTCAGCTCACGTATCTCGACCTCCGAAGAGGCCCAGCAAAATGGGTTTTGATGAG GTCTTTGTCATCAGCCTGGCCCGCAGGCCCAACCGCCGAGAGCGCATGCTGAGCTCGCTCTGGGAGATGGAGATCTCTGGGCGGGTAGTGGATGCTGTGGATGGCAG GATGCTCAATAGCAGTATCCTCAGGAGCCTTGGCGTGGACCTGCTTCCTGGCTACCAGGACCCCTACTCGGGTCGCACACTGACCAAGGGTGAGGTGGGCTGCTTCCTCAGCCACTACTCCATCTGGAAAGAG GTAGTGGCCAGGGGTTTGGCCCAGGTGCTGGTATTTGAGGACGACGTGCGCTTTCAGAGCAACTTCCGGGGGCGACTGAAGCAGCTGATGGAGGAGGTGGAGGCCCGGAAGCTTCCGTGGGACCTCAT CTACCTTGGCCGAAAGCAGGTGAACCCTGAGGAGGAGGTAGCTGTGGAGGGGCTACCAGGCCTGGTGGTGGCAGGGTACTCCTATTGGACACTGGCATACACTCTGAGCCTGGCAGGCGCCCGCAAGCTGCTGGCCTCCCAGCCTCTACACCGCATGCTGCCTGTGGATGAGTTCCTGCCCATCATGTTTGACCAGCACCCCAA TGAGCAGTACAAGGCACACTTCTGGCCAAGGGACCTGCAGGCCTTCTCTGCCCAGCCCCTGCTTGCTGCCCCCACCCACTATGCAGGGGATGCTGAGTGGCTCAGTGACACAGAGACATCCTCTCCTTGGGATGATGACAGCGGCCGCCTCATCAGCTGGACTGGCTCTCAAAAGACCCTGCGTGGCCCTGTCCTGGATCTGGCTGGCAGCAGTGGGCACAGcctccatccccagccccgggATGAGCTCTAG
- the Cercam gene encoding inactive glycosyltransferase 25 family member 3 isoform X3 yields MPGPVGPAAWVQLRCATDHNMDNTTEMLQEWLAAVGSDYAAVFWRPEEESRSYPSEEGPKHWTKERHQFLMELKQEALTFARNWGADYVLFADTDNILTNNQTLRLLVEKGLPVVAPMLDSQTYYSNFWCGITPQGYYRRTAEYFPTKNRQRRGCFRVPMVHSTFLLSLRAEGTSQFAFYPPHPNYTWPFDDIIVFAYACQAAGVSVHVCNEQRYGYMNVGVKSHQTLEDEKVNFIHLILEALVDGPPMQASAHVSRPPKRPSKMGFDEVFVISLARRPNRRERMLSSLWEMEISGRVVDAVDGRMLNSSILRSLGVDLLPGYQDPYSGRTLTKGEVGCFLSHYSIWKEVVARGLAQVLVFEDDVRFQSNFRGRLKQLMEEVEARKLPWDLIYLGRKQVNPEEEVAVEGLPGLVVAGYSYWTLAYTLSLAGARKLLASQPLHRMLPVDEFLPIMFDQHPNEQYKAHFWPRDLQAFSAQPLLAAPTHYAGDAEWLSDTETSSPWDDDSGRLISWTGSQKTLRGPVLDLAGSSGHSLHPQPRDEL; encoded by the exons ATGCCAGGCCCAGTGGGTCCCGCAGCGTGGGTGCAGCTGAG GTGTGCCACAGATCACAATATGGACAACACCACAGAGATGCTGCAAGAGTGGCTGGCAGCTGTGGGCAGTGACTATGCAGCTGTGTTCTGGAGGCCTGAGGAGGAGTCCag GTCCTACCCAAGTGAAGAGGGTCCCAAGCACTGGACCAAAGAAAGGCACCAGTTTCTGATGGAATTGAAGCAGGAAGCCCTGACTTTTGCCAGGAATTGGGGGGCTGACTATGTCCTG TTTGCAGACACAGACAACATTCTGACCAACAACCAGACGTTGAGGCTTTTGGTGGAGAAGGGGCTGCCAGTGGTGGCCCCAATGCTGGACTCCCAGACCTACTACTCCAACTTCTGGTGTGGGATCACCCCCCAG GGCTACTACCGCCGCACAGCTGAATATTTCCCCACCAAGAACCGTCAGCGCCGGGGCTGCTTCCGGGTCCCCATGGTCCACTCTACCTTCCTGCTGTCCTTGCGGGCTGAGGGGACATCTCAGTTCGCCTTCTACCCACCTCATCCCAACTACACTTGGCCCTTCGATGACATCATCGTCTTCGCCTATGCCTGTCAGGCCGCTG GGGTCTCCGTCCATGTGTGCAATGAGCAACGTTATGGATACATGAACGTGGGGGTGAAGTCCCACCAGACCCTGGAGGATGAGAAGGTCAACTTCATCCACCTGATCTTAGAAGCATTGG TGGATGGGCCTCCCATGCAGGCCTCAGCTCACGTATCTCGACCTCCGAAGAGGCCCAGCAAAATGGGTTTTGATGAG GTCTTTGTCATCAGCCTGGCCCGCAGGCCCAACCGCCGAGAGCGCATGCTGAGCTCGCTCTGGGAGATGGAGATCTCTGGGCGGGTAGTGGATGCTGTGGATGGCAG GATGCTCAATAGCAGTATCCTCAGGAGCCTTGGCGTGGACCTGCTTCCTGGCTACCAGGACCCCTACTCGGGTCGCACACTGACCAAGGGTGAGGTGGGCTGCTTCCTCAGCCACTACTCCATCTGGAAAGAG GTAGTGGCCAGGGGTTTGGCCCAGGTGCTGGTATTTGAGGACGACGTGCGCTTTCAGAGCAACTTCCGGGGGCGACTGAAGCAGCTGATGGAGGAGGTGGAGGCCCGGAAGCTTCCGTGGGACCTCAT CTACCTTGGCCGAAAGCAGGTGAACCCTGAGGAGGAGGTAGCTGTGGAGGGGCTACCAGGCCTGGTGGTGGCAGGGTACTCCTATTGGACACTGGCATACACTCTGAGCCTGGCAGGCGCCCGCAAGCTGCTGGCCTCCCAGCCTCTACACCGCATGCTGCCTGTGGATGAGTTCCTGCCCATCATGTTTGACCAGCACCCCAA TGAGCAGTACAAGGCACACTTCTGGCCAAGGGACCTGCAGGCCTTCTCTGCCCAGCCCCTGCTTGCTGCCCCCACCCACTATGCAGGGGATGCTGAGTGGCTCAGTGACACAGAGACATCCTCTCCTTGGGATGATGACAGCGGCCGCCTCATCAGCTGGACTGGCTCTCAAAAGACCCTGCGTGGCCCTGTCCTGGATCTGGCTGGCAGCAGTGGGCACAGcctccatccccagccccgggATGAGCTCTAG
- the Cercam gene encoding inactive glycosyltransferase 25 family member 3 isoform X1 codes for MGVMLAARLLGLLLLLGLRLQAAGIAETPLPTVVLAILARNAEHSLPHYLGALERLDYPRARVALWCATDHNMDNTTEMLQEWLAAVGSDYAAVFWRPEEESRSYPSEEGPKHWTKERHQFLMELKQEALTFARNWGADYVLFADTDNILTNNQTLRLLVEKGLPVVAPMLDSQTYYSNFWCGITPQGYYRRTAEYFPTKNRQRRGCFRVPMVHSTFLLSLRAEGTSQFAFYPPHPNYTWPFDDIIVFAYACQAAGVSVHVCNEQRYGYMNVGVKSHQTLEDEKVNFIHLILEALVDGPPMQASAHVSRPPKRPSKMGFDEVFVISLARRPNRRERMLSSLWEMEISGRVVDAVDGRMLNSSILRSLGVDLLPGYQDPYSGRTLTKGEVGCFLSHYSIWKEVVARGLAQVLVFEDDVRFQSNFRGRLKQLMEEVEARKLPWDLIYLGRKQVNPEEEVAVEGLPGLVVAGYSYWTLAYTLSLAGARKLLASQPLHRMLPVDEFLPIMFDQHPNEQYKAHFWPRDLQAFSAQPLLAAPTHYAGDAEWLSDTETSSPWDDDSGRLISWTGSQKTLRGPVLDLAGSSGHSLHPQPRDEL; via the exons ATGGGCGTTATGCTCGCCGCCCGGCTGCTGGGACTGCTGCTCCTGCTGGGGCTGCGGCTCCAGGCTGCGGGCATCGCGGAGACACCGCTGCCCACCGTGGTGCTTGCCATCCTGGCTCGAAATGCCGAGCACTCACTGCCCCACTACCTGGGCGCGTTGGAGCGGCTGGACTACCCCCGGGCCAGGGTGGCCCTCTG GTGTGCCACAGATCACAATATGGACAACACCACAGAGATGCTGCAAGAGTGGCTGGCAGCTGTGGGCAGTGACTATGCAGCTGTGTTCTGGAGGCCTGAGGAGGAGTCCag GTCCTACCCAAGTGAAGAGGGTCCCAAGCACTGGACCAAAGAAAGGCACCAGTTTCTGATGGAATTGAAGCAGGAAGCCCTGACTTTTGCCAGGAATTGGGGGGCTGACTATGTCCTG TTTGCAGACACAGACAACATTCTGACCAACAACCAGACGTTGAGGCTTTTGGTGGAGAAGGGGCTGCCAGTGGTGGCCCCAATGCTGGACTCCCAGACCTACTACTCCAACTTCTGGTGTGGGATCACCCCCCAG GGCTACTACCGCCGCACAGCTGAATATTTCCCCACCAAGAACCGTCAGCGCCGGGGCTGCTTCCGGGTCCCCATGGTCCACTCTACCTTCCTGCTGTCCTTGCGGGCTGAGGGGACATCTCAGTTCGCCTTCTACCCACCTCATCCCAACTACACTTGGCCCTTCGATGACATCATCGTCTTCGCCTATGCCTGTCAGGCCGCTG GGGTCTCCGTCCATGTGTGCAATGAGCAACGTTATGGATACATGAACGTGGGGGTGAAGTCCCACCAGACCCTGGAGGATGAGAAGGTCAACTTCATCCACCTGATCTTAGAAGCATTGG TGGATGGGCCTCCCATGCAGGCCTCAGCTCACGTATCTCGACCTCCGAAGAGGCCCAGCAAAATGGGTTTTGATGAG GTCTTTGTCATCAGCCTGGCCCGCAGGCCCAACCGCCGAGAGCGCATGCTGAGCTCGCTCTGGGAGATGGAGATCTCTGGGCGGGTAGTGGATGCTGTGGATGGCAG GATGCTCAATAGCAGTATCCTCAGGAGCCTTGGCGTGGACCTGCTTCCTGGCTACCAGGACCCCTACTCGGGTCGCACACTGACCAAGGGTGAGGTGGGCTGCTTCCTCAGCCACTACTCCATCTGGAAAGAG GTAGTGGCCAGGGGTTTGGCCCAGGTGCTGGTATTTGAGGACGACGTGCGCTTTCAGAGCAACTTCCGGGGGCGACTGAAGCAGCTGATGGAGGAGGTGGAGGCCCGGAAGCTTCCGTGGGACCTCAT CTACCTTGGCCGAAAGCAGGTGAACCCTGAGGAGGAGGTAGCTGTGGAGGGGCTACCAGGCCTGGTGGTGGCAGGGTACTCCTATTGGACACTGGCATACACTCTGAGCCTGGCAGGCGCCCGCAAGCTGCTGGCCTCCCAGCCTCTACACCGCATGCTGCCTGTGGATGAGTTCCTGCCCATCATGTTTGACCAGCACCCCAA TGAGCAGTACAAGGCACACTTCTGGCCAAGGGACCTGCAGGCCTTCTCTGCCCAGCCCCTGCTTGCTGCCCCCACCCACTATGCAGGGGATGCTGAGTGGCTCAGTGACACAGAGACATCCTCTCCTTGGGATGATGACAGCGGCCGCCTCATCAGCTGGACTGGCTCTCAAAAGACCCTGCGTGGCCCTGTCCTGGATCTGGCTGGCAGCAGTGGGCACAGcctccatccccagccccgggATGAGCTCTAG
- the Cercam gene encoding inactive glycosyltransferase 25 family member 3 isoform X2, which yields MAPHQTQNFPRSRQSRSSAGAGDHGEDWTCGDARRRTLREGAPRCATDHNMDNTTEMLQEWLAAVGSDYAAVFWRPEEESRSYPSEEGPKHWTKERHQFLMELKQEALTFARNWGADYVLFADTDNILTNNQTLRLLVEKGLPVVAPMLDSQTYYSNFWCGITPQGYYRRTAEYFPTKNRQRRGCFRVPMVHSTFLLSLRAEGTSQFAFYPPHPNYTWPFDDIIVFAYACQAAGVSVHVCNEQRYGYMNVGVKSHQTLEDEKVNFIHLILEALVDGPPMQASAHVSRPPKRPSKMGFDEVFVISLARRPNRRERMLSSLWEMEISGRVVDAVDGRMLNSSILRSLGVDLLPGYQDPYSGRTLTKGEVGCFLSHYSIWKEVVARGLAQVLVFEDDVRFQSNFRGRLKQLMEEVEARKLPWDLIYLGRKQVNPEEEVAVEGLPGLVVAGYSYWTLAYTLSLAGARKLLASQPLHRMLPVDEFLPIMFDQHPNEQYKAHFWPRDLQAFSAQPLLAAPTHYAGDAEWLSDTETSSPWDDDSGRLISWTGSQKTLRGPVLDLAGSSGHSLHPQPRDEL from the exons ATGGCCCCCCATCAAACTCAGAACTTCCCGCGCTCCAGGCAA AGCCGAAGCAGTGCTGGTGCCGGCGACCACGGCGAGGACTGGACATGCGGGGATGCCAGGCGCAGAACGCTGCGGGAAGGCGCACCCAG GTGTGCCACAGATCACAATATGGACAACACCACAGAGATGCTGCAAGAGTGGCTGGCAGCTGTGGGCAGTGACTATGCAGCTGTGTTCTGGAGGCCTGAGGAGGAGTCCag GTCCTACCCAAGTGAAGAGGGTCCCAAGCACTGGACCAAAGAAAGGCACCAGTTTCTGATGGAATTGAAGCAGGAAGCCCTGACTTTTGCCAGGAATTGGGGGGCTGACTATGTCCTG TTTGCAGACACAGACAACATTCTGACCAACAACCAGACGTTGAGGCTTTTGGTGGAGAAGGGGCTGCCAGTGGTGGCCCCAATGCTGGACTCCCAGACCTACTACTCCAACTTCTGGTGTGGGATCACCCCCCAG GGCTACTACCGCCGCACAGCTGAATATTTCCCCACCAAGAACCGTCAGCGCCGGGGCTGCTTCCGGGTCCCCATGGTCCACTCTACCTTCCTGCTGTCCTTGCGGGCTGAGGGGACATCTCAGTTCGCCTTCTACCCACCTCATCCCAACTACACTTGGCCCTTCGATGACATCATCGTCTTCGCCTATGCCTGTCAGGCCGCTG GGGTCTCCGTCCATGTGTGCAATGAGCAACGTTATGGATACATGAACGTGGGGGTGAAGTCCCACCAGACCCTGGAGGATGAGAAGGTCAACTTCATCCACCTGATCTTAGAAGCATTGG TGGATGGGCCTCCCATGCAGGCCTCAGCTCACGTATCTCGACCTCCGAAGAGGCCCAGCAAAATGGGTTTTGATGAG GTCTTTGTCATCAGCCTGGCCCGCAGGCCCAACCGCCGAGAGCGCATGCTGAGCTCGCTCTGGGAGATGGAGATCTCTGGGCGGGTAGTGGATGCTGTGGATGGCAG GATGCTCAATAGCAGTATCCTCAGGAGCCTTGGCGTGGACCTGCTTCCTGGCTACCAGGACCCCTACTCGGGTCGCACACTGACCAAGGGTGAGGTGGGCTGCTTCCTCAGCCACTACTCCATCTGGAAAGAG GTAGTGGCCAGGGGTTTGGCCCAGGTGCTGGTATTTGAGGACGACGTGCGCTTTCAGAGCAACTTCCGGGGGCGACTGAAGCAGCTGATGGAGGAGGTGGAGGCCCGGAAGCTTCCGTGGGACCTCAT CTACCTTGGCCGAAAGCAGGTGAACCCTGAGGAGGAGGTAGCTGTGGAGGGGCTACCAGGCCTGGTGGTGGCAGGGTACTCCTATTGGACACTGGCATACACTCTGAGCCTGGCAGGCGCCCGCAAGCTGCTGGCCTCCCAGCCTCTACACCGCATGCTGCCTGTGGATGAGTTCCTGCCCATCATGTTTGACCAGCACCCCAA TGAGCAGTACAAGGCACACTTCTGGCCAAGGGACCTGCAGGCCTTCTCTGCCCAGCCCCTGCTTGCTGCCCCCACCCACTATGCAGGGGATGCTGAGTGGCTCAGTGACACAGAGACATCCTCTCCTTGGGATGATGACAGCGGCCGCCTCATCAGCTGGACTGGCTCTCAAAAGACCCTGCGTGGCCCTGTCCTGGATCTGGCTGGCAGCAGTGGGCACAGcctccatccccagccccgggATGAGCTCTAG